A stretch of Vicinamibacteria bacterium DNA encodes these proteins:
- a CDS encoding PKD domain-containing protein: MRKILASGTALALPILAGLADCHKSSPTAPTLSASCSASPSSGPAPLAVSFNLNVVGSPGSFTVAIDYGDGSTGSNPNAAHTYTGVGMFTASFTVSSATQSARCSTAVSVSAPAPPPNQPAVAIFKTTPAASSRDVITGVAPLLVQFTMCGSHDLDGDNLYFTMDFLGDGHQEVHGPTGANCRRNYTYPVGLFSPQLCVTDAGLDFALLHPFQCKTYTVRVVP, encoded by the coding sequence ATGAGGAAGATTCTGGCGTCTGGCACCGCTCTCGCTCTGCCGATCTTGGCCGGCCTCGCCGATTGCCATAAGAGCAGCCCCACCGCCCCCACCCTCTCCGCGAGTTGCTCCGCGAGCCCGTCCTCGGGTCCGGCCCCCCTCGCCGTGAGCTTCAACTTGAACGTGGTGGGATCGCCAGGATCCTTCACCGTCGCCATCGACTACGGAGACGGCAGCACGGGCAGCAACCCCAACGCCGCTCACACCTACACCGGGGTGGGGATGTTCACGGCCTCCTTCACCGTGAGCTCGGCGACTCAGTCCGCCCGCTGCTCCACGGCCGTGAGCGTGAGCGCGCCCGCGCCCCCGCCCAACCAGCCGGCGGTGGCGATATTCAAGACCACGCCCGCGGCCAGCTCGCGCGACGTCATCACCGGCGTGGCCCCGCTCTTGGTCCAGTTCACCATGTGCGGGTCGCACGATCTGGATGGCGACAACCTCTACTTCACCATGGATTTCCTGGGTGACGGCCACCAGGAGGTGCACGGTCCGACCGGCGCCAACTGCCGCCGCAACTACACCTACCCGGTCGGCCTCTTCTCGCCCCAGCTCTGCGTCACCGACGCGGGGCTGGACTTCGCTCTGCTGCATCCTTTCCAGTGCAAGACCTACACCGTGAGGGTGGTTCCCTAG
- a CDS encoding heme-binding protein produces MSLRIAVKGVVALTLALCASPLWAQLPNPYGLPVALEHAKSAAGPALAEARKNGWTMAVAIVDPAGNLVYFEKMDGTQTGSVKVAIEKARSAALYKRPTKAFQDALAAGGEGLRILRLEGAVPVDGGFPLLMDGKIVGAIGVSGATSQQDGQCAKAGADALK; encoded by the coding sequence ATGTCACTGCGGATCGCCGTCAAGGGGGTCGTGGCCCTGACCCTGGCGCTGTGCGCGTCGCCGCTATGGGCGCAGTTGCCAAATCCCTACGGTCTGCCCGTCGCCCTGGAGCACGCCAAAAGCGCCGCCGGTCCCGCGCTGGCCGAGGCGCGCAAGAACGGCTGGACGATGGCGGTGGCCATCGTCGACCCTGCCGGCAACCTTGTCTACTTCGAGAAGATGGACGGCACCCAGACGGGCAGCGTCAAAGTGGCGATCGAGAAGGCGCGTTCGGCGGCTCTGTACAAGCGCCCGACCAAGGCTTTCCAGGACGCTCTGGCCGCGGGGGGGGAGGGTCTCCGCATTCTGCGCCTGGAAGGGGCGGTGCCGGTCGATGGTGGCTTCCCCCTCCTCATGGACGGCAAGATCGTGGGCGCGATCGGAGTGTCGGGCGCCACCAGCCAGCAAGACGGCCAGTGCGCCAAGGCGGGCGCGGACGCCCTGAAGTAG
- a CDS encoding fumarylacetoacetate hydrolase family protein yields the protein MSVLPAKIRPGNESGGAAMEQDRRTFLRGAGAAGAVAATARLAGGEGEPKPLRNRVRGTARGLTLLTLRRDGEYRLGVKTEKGILDVKEAARILHLPAPATMDDLLQNEDGPSLNALVEAATKSVEVRPALVNEESIEYGPVVTRPEKIVCVGLNYRGHALEIGMSPQKQPVLFNKFNNALNSHKGTIKLPRAVAEKFDYEVELVMVIGKETRNVSEADALSYVAGYCTGNDFTARDLQLETGGQWMIGKTPDQFAPLGPYLVTADQVDPDNLKIECRVNGETRQSSSTRDFIFNSRQMISYISRIITLRPGDIIFTGTPQGVIQGRPPEKRVWLKPGDKVACSLEKLGELRFELV from the coding sequence ATGTCCGTCCTACCCGCGAAGATCCGACCGGGTAACGAATCCGGGGGTGCCGCCATGGAGCAGGATCGCAGGACGTTTCTGAGGGGGGCGGGGGCCGCGGGCGCCGTTGCCGCCACGGCCAGACTGGCGGGAGGAGAGGGCGAGCCCAAGCCTCTCCGCAACCGGGTCCGGGGCACGGCGCGGGGGCTGACCCTCCTGACTCTGCGCCGCGACGGCGAATACCGTCTGGGCGTCAAGACGGAGAAGGGCATTCTGGACGTGAAAGAGGCGGCCCGAATCCTCCACCTGCCCGCCCCCGCCACCATGGATGATCTGCTTCAGAATGAGGATGGCCCCAGCCTGAATGCGCTGGTCGAGGCGGCAACGAAGTCCGTCGAGGTTCGACCGGCCCTGGTCAACGAGGAGAGCATCGAATACGGACCGGTGGTGACTCGCCCCGAGAAGATCGTCTGCGTGGGCTTGAATTATCGGGGGCACGCCCTCGAGATAGGGATGTCGCCTCAGAAGCAGCCGGTGTTGTTCAACAAGTTCAACAACGCCCTCAACTCTCATAAGGGCACGATCAAGCTCCCGCGCGCGGTGGCGGAGAAGTTCGACTACGAAGTCGAGCTCGTCATGGTCATCGGTAAGGAGACGAGAAACGTGAGCGAGGCGGATGCCCTTTCCTACGTTGCCGGGTACTGTACCGGCAATGACTTCACGGCCCGAGACCTGCAGCTGGAGACGGGCGGCCAGTGGATGATCGGCAAGACGCCGGACCAGTTCGCTCCCTTGGGGCCCTACCTCGTCACCGCCGATCAGGTCGATCCCGACAACCTGAAGATCGAGTGCCGAGTCAATGGGGAGACGCGGCAATCCTCGAGCACCCGTGACTTCATCTTCAACAGCCGGCAGATGATCAGCTACATCTCGCGCATCATTACCTTGAGACCCGGCGACATCATCTTCACGGGGACCCCGCAGGGCGTCATCCAAGGCCGCCCCCCGGAGAAGCGGGTATGGCTTAAGCCCGGCGACAAGGTTGCCTGCAGCCTGGAGAAGCTGGGCGAGCTGAGGTTCGAGTTGGTGTGA
- a CDS encoding S41 family peptidase, which produces MMHRLWAAPAVGLLSLLYACGGTSSQGGAPSASDCSVAGENAQVLSVMQSWYYWYQSLPSNVNPANYASQNALLDAIRQQPLDRFSYITTQAANQSFYGAGQYVGYGLGFGLSASNNLNVNQVFPGSPADQAGITRGDTVTAVNGVPVPTLVANNQLDSALGAATPGVSKTFAYTSLQSQTYTVTLTSAVITQPSVAQVNVFDDGRERIGYFLFNSFIDPSNAELDQAFAQFASQGVTHVVIDERYNGGGEVSVAQHLASLIAGNSYAGKSLATLTYNDKHTSQNQTITFPSIAGPLSLTQVFFITTESSASASEFIINALKPFIDVVTVGAATFGKPVGEDGFNVCADVLYPITFKIENVSGYGDYFNGLPPTCPAADDVEHALGDPDEASLATALSYIRTQSCPQAATRPNASRATSPHRRVARDGWRQLINAY; this is translated from the coding sequence ATGATGCACCGGCTCTGGGCAGCCCCCGCGGTAGGCTTGCTTTCCCTGCTCTACGCCTGCGGCGGGACTTCATCCCAAGGCGGCGCACCCTCCGCCTCCGATTGCAGCGTGGCCGGCGAGAATGCGCAGGTCCTGTCGGTCATGCAGTCCTGGTACTACTGGTATCAGTCCCTGCCCAGCAACGTAAATCCCGCCAACTACGCGAGCCAGAACGCCCTCCTCGACGCCATTCGCCAGCAACCCCTGGACCGGTTCAGCTACATCACCACCCAGGCCGCCAACCAGTCCTTCTATGGAGCCGGCCAGTATGTCGGCTACGGCCTCGGCTTCGGCCTGAGCGCCAGCAACAACCTGAATGTGAACCAGGTCTTTCCGGGCAGTCCCGCCGACCAAGCCGGCATCACCCGGGGCGATACCGTGACCGCCGTGAACGGCGTACCCGTGCCCACCCTGGTCGCCAACAACCAGCTGGACAGCGCGCTCGGCGCCGCCACTCCCGGGGTCAGCAAGACGTTCGCGTACACGAGCCTTCAGTCGCAAACCTACACCGTCACGCTGACGTCCGCGGTGATTACGCAGCCGAGCGTGGCGCAGGTGAACGTGTTCGATGACGGACGGGAGCGCATCGGGTACTTCCTCTTCAACAGCTTCATCGATCCCTCCAACGCCGAGCTCGACCAGGCCTTCGCGCAGTTTGCAAGCCAGGGAGTCACCCACGTGGTGATCGACGAACGCTACAACGGGGGCGGCGAGGTGAGCGTGGCCCAGCACCTGGCCTCGCTGATCGCGGGGAACAGCTACGCCGGGAAATCGCTCGCCACCCTCACCTATAACGACAAGCACACGAGCCAGAACCAGACGATCACGTTTCCCAGCATCGCCGGCCCCTTGAGCCTGACGCAGGTATTCTTCATCACCACCGAGTCGAGCGCCTCCGCCAGCGAGTTCATCATCAACGCCCTCAAGCCCTTCATCGACGTCGTCACCGTGGGCGCCGCCACCTTCGGCAAGCCGGTGGGAGAGGACGGCTTCAACGTCTGCGCCGACGTGCTCTACCCCATCACCTTCAAGATAGAGAACGTCAGCGGCTACGGCGATTACTTCAACGGCCTCCCCCCGACGTGCCCGGCCGCCGATGATGTGGAGCACGCCCTGGGCGACCCCGACGAGGCCTCCCTGGCCACGGCCCTGAGCTACATCCGCACCCAGAGCTGCCCCCAGGCGGCGACGCGACCGAATGCCAGCCGCGCGACCTCGCCGCACCGCCGAGTGGCGCGCGACGGGTGGCGCCAGCTGATCAACGCATACTGA